Proteins encoded in a region of the Paludisphaera rhizosphaerae genome:
- a CDS encoding efflux RND transporter periplasmic adaptor subunit encodes MKRRTSASILVAAVLATAWAGCAHKEEKAAENKAAEAPQPVVVTVAPIEKRSVERTIEAVGSLRGWEQVTVGSKRSGRVLKVFHDMGDRVKPDEPLVQLDPVDAQLAYNAAESRYLAELVRLGITSQMADDFVRRYGISETLVNGPQTEEVIEKVAAVVQYRLSMEKAAADLARQRNLNRKGASTTQELEDRETDYRTSIAAYDNAKSTARNIIAMALASRVNRDQQEQLLKDMTILAPQPQEAVPTKAKADDVVYAIASRSVAEGQMIKEGEAVFDMVIENPLRLWLTVPERFSDRVREGQPVRISVASHPGRTFEGKVARINPTIDSASRTFHVEAVAPNEERLLHPGGFAKAVIVTEAAADAAVVPIESVVQYAGVTKLFLLDGDKVRSIDDLVLGREGTGWVEVTSKKLPATGQVVVTGQTKLADGAKIFVRPPESAKSEASTPIEPDQPEAPKQPAPAKS; translated from the coding sequence ATGAAACGTAGGACGTCAGCGTCGATCCTGGTCGCAGCGGTCCTGGCGACAGCCTGGGCCGGCTGCGCACATAAGGAAGAGAAGGCGGCCGAGAACAAGGCGGCCGAGGCGCCGCAGCCCGTCGTGGTGACCGTCGCGCCGATTGAAAAGCGATCGGTCGAACGGACCATCGAGGCCGTCGGCTCGCTGCGAGGCTGGGAGCAGGTGACGGTCGGCTCCAAGCGGTCGGGCCGGGTGTTGAAGGTCTTCCACGACATGGGAGACCGCGTCAAACCCGACGAACCGCTGGTGCAACTCGATCCCGTCGACGCCCAACTCGCCTATAACGCGGCCGAATCCCGATACCTGGCGGAACTGGTGCGGCTGGGGATCACCTCGCAGATGGCCGACGATTTCGTCCGCCGCTACGGAATCAGCGAAACCCTGGTCAACGGGCCTCAGACCGAGGAGGTCATCGAGAAGGTCGCCGCCGTCGTCCAGTACAGGCTGTCGATGGAGAAGGCCGCCGCGGACCTCGCCCGCCAGCGCAACCTCAACCGCAAGGGGGCCAGCACCACCCAGGAGCTTGAGGATCGCGAGACCGACTATCGGACCTCGATCGCCGCGTACGACAACGCCAAGTCGACCGCCCGCAACATCATCGCCATGGCCCTGGCCAGCCGCGTGAACCGCGACCAGCAGGAGCAACTCCTCAAGGACATGACGATCCTCGCGCCTCAGCCGCAGGAGGCGGTCCCGACCAAGGCCAAGGCCGACGACGTGGTCTACGCCATCGCCAGCCGCTCCGTGGCTGAGGGGCAGATGATCAAGGAAGGCGAGGCGGTCTTCGACATGGTCATCGAGAACCCCCTGCGACTCTGGCTGACCGTCCCCGAACGCTTCAGCGATCGCGTTCGCGAGGGACAGCCCGTTCGGATCTCGGTGGCCTCGCATCCCGGTCGCACCTTCGAGGGGAAGGTCGCGCGGATCAACCCGACGATCGACTCCGCCAGCCGGACCTTTCACGTTGAGGCCGTGGCTCCGAACGAGGAGCGTCTGCTGCACCCGGGCGGTTTCGCCAAGGCCGTGATCGTCACCGAGGCCGCGGCCGACGCCGCCGTCGTCCCGATCGAGTCGGTCGTTCAGTACGCCGGCGTCACCAAGCTATTCCTCCTCGACGGCGACAAGGTCCGATCCATCGACGACCTGGTTCTCGGCAGGGAGGGGACCGGTTGGGTCGAGGTGACCAGCAAGAAGCTCCCAGCCACCGGGCAGGTCGTCGTCACCGGCCAGACCAAGTTGGCTGACGGAGCCAAGATCTTCGTCCGCCCTCCCGAATCCGCCAAGTCCGAGGCTTCGACGCCGATCGAACCTGATCAACCCGAGGCTCCCAAGCAGCCCGCGCCGGCGAAGTCTTGA